CTCCAGGCTCTACGGAGCCGCGAGCGCCATCACACGCGACTATGAGGAGCGCACCGCAACCCTGGAGCAGGTCTTCTCGAAGCTGGACACGGAGGGCAAGGGCTATCTCGATGCCGGCGACTTCGAGACAGCCTTCGAGGCGCTGGGTCTGGGCGATTCGGAAGAAGAGTCCGACGAAAATTTGACGCTTCCAGGTGTCGAGGACGTAGTCGCCGCGCTCGACATGGACGGCGACGGCAAGGTCAGCTCGGGCGATCTCACCGAGGGGGTGCGCTCGCTGACCGACAGTCTCTCGTTTCTGCAAGGGCGTGCCGAGGTGCTGGGCGCCGAGGCGATGAAGTTTACGCAGACGTTCAACAGTCAGCTTGCCGACGAGGAGGCTGAGACGCAGCAAGCCACAGAAGCCGCCGCGACAGCCAGCGCCGAGTCCGTCAGCCGCGAACAGTCCACCCGG
The sequence above is drawn from the Allochromatium vinosum DSM 180 genome and encodes:
- a CDS encoding EF-hand domain-containing protein, whose protein sequence is MSISTITSSVGDIGSRLYGAASAITRDYEERTATLEQVFSKLDTEGKGYLDAGDFETAFEALGLGDSEEESDENLTLPGVEDVVAALDMDGDGKVSSGDLTEGVRSLTDSLSFLQGRAEVLGAEAMKFTQTFNSQLADEEAETQQATEAAATASAESVSREQSTRPDLFVMRRVMQLMDAYGSSYRSSESSESLSLVA